CCGGATGCCTCCTTTATGACGCTTGCCGATTTTGAAAAGCTGTTGCTGAAGGAAATCCCTGACCATTATGGAACTTCGGTTTCTTTAATCAATCAGATGGGCAGAGTAATCGGATTTTTGACTCTGCTTACCAGAACCCATGTCTCCTATACTGCAAAAGAGCTTCAGTTTTATAAGGGGGTCGGGGAACATGTGCGTGTGTCGATCGAGAATATCCTGTTGTTTAAGGATGTCAGCGAGAAAGTCAAAATCGAGGCGCAACTGATTCAATCCGCCAAATTGGCCGCACTGGGTGAAATGGCTGCAGGCATCGCCCATGAACTGAACAGTCCCCTGACTGCCATTCTTGGCAATGTTCAGTTGCTTAAACGAACCATCAATGAAGGCCGTCCCGGCAAGATGTTGGCAGACATCTATCAGTGCGGACTCAGAAGCAAGAAGATCATTCAAAACCTGTTGGCCTTCTCCAGACAGGAAGAGTATCAGTTTGAGTCCATCCATCCCTGTGACGTGGTGGAAGATACACTGAGCCTTGTCGGGTATCAGTTGTCCGTATCTGGAATCACGGTCAGGAAACATACGGATGTCACACTTCCCCCTATCAAAGGAAGCCGCCATCAAATCGAACAGGTGCTTGTCAATCTTCTGTTAAACGCAAGAGACGCTGTACAGAGGAAAGCCAACGCGGAAATTGTCATAGGAACCCGTCTGGTCCAGCTGGAACGAGATTACCTGTCCATATACGTGCGGGACAACGGAGTCGGCATTGAACAGCAGCATCTCGCACGGATCTTCAATCCGTTTTTTACAACCAAAGAGAAAACAAAAGGGACTGGTCTAGGGCTGTCCGTCAGCCTTGGCATTGCCGAATCCCACGGTGGAAAGCTTGTTGTGGACAGCAAAGCGGGTGAGTACAGCGAATTTTCGCTGCTGTTGCCAATCCCGGATCACGAAGGAGGGGACAAGGAATGAACCGTGTCCTTGTGGTGGATGATGAAGTGGAAGTGACCTCTTTTTTTCAATATTTCCTGGAAGACAAGGGGTGTGAAGTGACCGTTGCCAATTCTGGACGGGATGTGGATCAATTGCTGCAATCACCTGAAGCCTGTTTTCATCTGGCTTTGGTGGATCTGAAATTGCCTGACGCAAATGGATTGGACCTGTTGTCTAAGATCAAAAATCGGCAACCTACTTGTGAAGTTCTCATTATGACCGGTT
The sequence above is a segment of the Effusibacillus dendaii genome. Coding sequences within it:
- a CDS encoding sensor histidine kinase, with product MNEKQELIDKLTGIRSSRKSYYSELSAMVEEMRKQNMQLEVINQLTQIHVNKSWEEVSTYIASRLSLVLRFDRFVLTLLDGSDLYFYIALLEHEDWACRLVKRRMPDASFMTLADFEKLLLKEIPDHYGTSVSLINQMGRVIGFLTLLTRTHVSYTAKELQFYKGVGEHVRVSIENILLFKDVSEKVKIEAQLIQSAKLAALGEMAAGIAHELNSPLTAILGNVQLLKRTINEGRPGKMLADIYQCGLRSKKIIQNLLAFSRQEEYQFESIHPCDVVEDTLSLVGYQLSVSGITVRKHTDVTLPPIKGSRHQIEQVLVNLLLNARDAVQRKANAEIVIGTRLVQLERDYLSIYVRDNGVGIEQQHLARIFNPFFTTKEKTKGTGLGLSVSLGIAESHGGKLVVDSKAGEYSEFSLLLPIPDHEGGDKE